One Peribacillus simplex NBRC 15720 = DSM 1321 genomic region harbors:
- the anmK gene encoding anhydro-N-acetylmuramic acid kinase AnmK: protein MYIVGLMSGTSLDGIDAALVRVNNSGLETEMEMIEFMTCPFPKDIEKEIMQSLSADTSNVQLICSLNFKLGKLFANAVKEVCHKARFPINKLDLIGSHGQTIYHQPLKEQNYIPSTLQIGEAAVIAHDTNTLVISNFRTMDMAAGGQGAPLVPFTEYILYRSEAKGRLLQNIGGIGNVTVLPKQASLNDMYAFDTGPGNMIIDEVCRQLFNISYDEGGNIAKQGQINDELLSYCISHPYIMSPPPKSTGRELFGKQYVVKLLKMFESLPSQDILATVTMFTAKSIVENYRNFIFPKTNIEEVIIGGGGSYNKTLLNMIQSLLGNSIQVLTQEELGYSSEAKEAVAFALLANETFHGNASNVPKATGADFDVILGNMTFPPSHLKERKNAF, encoded by the coding sequence ATGTACATAGTTGGATTAATGTCCGGAACATCTCTGGATGGAATTGATGCGGCACTTGTTCGGGTGAATAATAGTGGACTCGAGACTGAAATGGAAATGATTGAGTTCATGACATGCCCTTTTCCAAAAGATATTGAAAAAGAAATTATGCAGTCTTTATCTGCAGACACATCCAATGTGCAGTTAATATGCAGTTTGAATTTTAAATTAGGAAAATTATTTGCCAATGCGGTAAAGGAAGTTTGTCATAAAGCAAGATTTCCCATTAATAAACTGGATCTAATAGGATCCCATGGACAAACCATTTACCATCAGCCTTTAAAGGAACAAAATTATATACCCTCCACTTTGCAAATCGGGGAAGCGGCAGTAATTGCTCACGATACAAACACACTTGTAATCTCTAATTTTCGTACGATGGACATGGCTGCTGGTGGACAAGGAGCTCCTCTTGTTCCCTTTACCGAATACATTCTTTATAGAAGTGAAGCGAAGGGAAGATTACTTCAAAACATAGGTGGCATTGGAAATGTAACCGTCTTACCCAAGCAAGCATCTCTGAATGACATGTATGCTTTTGATACAGGGCCTGGGAATATGATCATTGATGAAGTATGCCGCCAATTGTTCAATATAAGCTATGATGAAGGTGGTAACATAGCTAAACAAGGACAAATTAATGACGAACTTTTATCTTATTGTATCAGTCATCCTTATATTATGAGCCCTCCACCAAAATCGACTGGTAGAGAATTGTTTGGCAAGCAATATGTAGTAAAACTATTAAAGATGTTTGAATCACTTCCAAGTCAAGATATTTTAGCAACAGTAACGATGTTTACAGCAAAGTCCATTGTGGAGAACTATCGAAATTTCATCTTTCCAAAAACCAATATTGAAGAAGTGATTATTGGCGGCGGTGGCAGCTACAACAAAACGTTATTAAATATGATTCAATCACTGCTTGGAAATTCTATTCAAGTCTTGACTCAAGAAGAGTTGGGATACTCTTCTGAAGCGAAAGAAGCGGTGGCCTTTGCATTACTTGCAAATGAGACTTTCCATGGTAATGCAAGTAACGTTCCCAAGGCTACGGGTGCTGACTTCGATGTCATCCTTGGAAACATGACCTTCCCTCCTTCACATCTGAAGGAACGTAAAAATGCTTTTTAA
- a CDS encoding glycoside hydrolase family 10 protein — protein MNERITKKKFGSLALAALVGGSLLFPADLIANAESGTIPQQTTYVKQELRATWIASVLNIDWPSKPGLSISAQKEEFIKYLDEQKAMGMNAVVMQIKPTADAFYPSEYGLWSKYLTGVQGKDPGYDPLAFMVEAAHERNMEFHAWFNPYRITMPLGKTAEISDIDNLPESHPARKHPDWVIPYGQQLYFDPGIPGVQRFVIDGIMEVVKNYDIDAVHMDDYFYPYKIAGVPFPDEHSYQKYGEDRFTNVEDWRRDNVNNLVKHINEEIKAEKSYVKFGISPFGVWRNKAVDPTGSDTAAGQTNYDDLYADTRTWINNGYIDYIAPQLYWNIGLPVADYAKLLDWWTKEVEGKNVQLYIGQGDYKINTESNGVQNWFNPEEMPNQLKLNRTYKEFDGSMHFSAKDLRKNPLGIADRLSEDIYKHPALVPAMPWIDDHAPKAPKVSKATQAGDGIQFEIQDHKQSDASYYAIYRFEGKKKGNIEDSTNLLATVHKENKRQLFNDGSVEKGKTYTYVVTALDRTHNESKQTKQINIKVK, from the coding sequence ATGAATGAAAGAATTACAAAGAAAAAATTTGGTTCATTGGCGCTAGCCGCTTTGGTGGGAGGATCACTTCTCTTTCCAGCTGATTTGATTGCAAATGCAGAATCTGGGACTATCCCTCAGCAAACGACTTATGTAAAACAGGAACTGCGCGCAACTTGGATTGCAAGTGTGTTAAATATTGACTGGCCTTCCAAACCTGGTTTATCCATATCAGCACAGAAAGAAGAATTCATAAAATATTTGGATGAACAAAAAGCAATGGGGATGAATGCTGTCGTTATGCAAATTAAACCCACTGCTGATGCTTTTTATCCTTCTGAATACGGTCTTTGGTCAAAATATTTAACAGGAGTCCAAGGAAAAGATCCTGGGTATGACCCTCTTGCATTCATGGTAGAAGCAGCACATGAGCGTAATATGGAATTTCATGCGTGGTTTAATCCATACCGCATTACTATGCCTTTAGGTAAAACAGCTGAAATATCGGATATTGATAATCTTCCAGAATCTCATCCTGCTAGAAAGCACCCGGATTGGGTCATACCATATGGACAACAATTGTACTTTGACCCAGGCATTCCTGGCGTACAACGGTTTGTGATCGATGGAATAATGGAAGTTGTTAAGAATTATGATATCGATGCAGTCCATATGGACGATTATTTCTATCCTTACAAGATTGCAGGAGTTCCTTTCCCAGATGAACATTCCTATCAAAAATATGGAGAAGATAGATTTACAAATGTAGAAGATTGGCGCAGGGATAATGTAAATAACCTTGTTAAGCATATAAATGAAGAAATCAAGGCAGAAAAATCATATGTGAAGTTTGGTATAAGTCCATTTGGAGTTTGGCGCAACAAAGCAGTTGATCCCACAGGATCTGACACTGCCGCTGGACAAACGAATTATGATGATTTATATGCGGATACCAGAACGTGGATCAATAATGGATACATTGATTATATTGCCCCTCAATTATATTGGAATATAGGACTGCCGGTAGCTGACTATGCCAAACTTCTTGATTGGTGGACAAAAGAAGTCGAAGGTAAAAATGTTCAACTCTATATTGGACAAGGAGACTATAAAATTAATACAGAGTCCAATGGTGTACAAAACTGGTTTAATCCTGAAGAAATGCCAAACCAGTTAAAACTGAACCGAACATATAAGGAATTTGATGGAAGCATGCATTTCAGTGCCAAAGATTTACGGAAAAACCCCCTTGGGATAGCGGATCGCTTAAGCGAGGATATTTATAAGCATCCCGCATTGGTTCCAGCCATGCCTTGGATTGATGATCATGCCCCAAAGGCTCCAAAGGTGAGCAAGGCCACACAAGCAGGAGATGGAATACAATTTGAAATTCAAGATCACAAGCAATCAGATGCATCCTATTATGCCATTTATCGTTTTGAAGGGAAGAAAAAAGGAAACATAGAAGACTCAACGAATTTACTTGCCACAGTGCATAAAGAAAATAAACGTCAATTGTTTAATGACGGCAGTGTAGAAAAAGGAAAGACTTACACATATGTTGTGACTGCCTTAGACCGTACCCACAATGAAAGCAAACAAACCAAACAGATTAATATAAAAGTAAAATAA
- the murQ gene encoding N-acetylmuramic acid 6-phosphate etherase, whose amino-acid sequence MLEHLTTERRNEKTMSLDEMGTLEFLEVMNEEDIKVAHCVKKELPQISKAVEMIVEAMNKNGRLIYMGAGTSGRIGLLDAVECPPTFNTDPSEVVGLIAGGEKAFIKAVEGAEDSFELGPEDLKKIELTNRDVVVGIAASGRTPYVIAGLEYANQVGAGTVSISCNKGSEIGRIAKVAIEVVNGPEVLTGSTRLKAGTSQKLVCNMLSTASMVGVGKVYGNLMVDLQLTNEKLVERAKRIIMDATDCSYEIADEFLEKAHAQPKIAIVMILTNVSYEEASNRLVKAQGFIRKTI is encoded by the coding sequence ATGCTAGAGCATTTAACGACAGAGCGTCGTAATGAAAAGACCATGAGTTTAGATGAGATGGGAACACTTGAATTTTTAGAGGTAATGAATGAAGAAGACATTAAAGTTGCCCATTGTGTAAAAAAAGAACTTCCGCAAATTTCTAAAGCGGTGGAGATGATCGTTGAAGCTATGAATAAAAACGGCAGATTAATTTACATGGGTGCAGGAACAAGTGGGCGCATCGGTTTATTGGATGCAGTAGAATGTCCCCCAACATTCAATACCGATCCGAGTGAAGTTGTGGGTCTTATAGCTGGTGGGGAAAAGGCTTTCATTAAGGCGGTTGAAGGTGCTGAAGACAGTTTTGAATTAGGTCCTGAAGATTTAAAGAAAATCGAATTAACAAACAGGGATGTTGTAGTGGGCATTGCGGCTAGTGGACGCACTCCATATGTTATTGCTGGATTGGAATATGCCAATCAAGTTGGTGCAGGGACTGTTTCTATAAGCTGTAACAAAGGTTCTGAGATAGGTAGGATTGCAAAAGTTGCAATTGAAGTTGTAAACGGGCCTGAAGTCCTGACGGGTTCTACACGTTTAAAAGCTGGAACATCGCAAAAGTTAGTATGCAACATGCTTTCCACCGCCTCAATGGTCGGAGTTGGAAAAGTTTATGGTAATTTAATGGTAGATTTACAGCTGACTAATGAAAAGCTAGTTGAACGTGCAAAACGTATTATTATGGACGCTACTGACTGTAGCTATGAAATTGCAGATGAATTTTTAGAAAAGGCACATGCCCAGCCTAAAATTGCAATTGTCATGATTTTAACGAATGTATCGTATGAAGAAGCTTCAAATCGTTTAGTGAAGGCACAAGGATTCATAAGAAAAACGATTTAA
- a CDS encoding PTS sugar transporter subunit IIB produces MKVLFVCSGGMSSAIVVSALKKEGEKQGVTLEVLAVGTQEFDAEVRNGWDVAMVAPQVKHRFDGFKASADEAGVPCEAIPAQAYSPLGGPKLLKLVTELAK; encoded by the coding sequence ATGAAGGTATTATTCGTATGTTCAGGTGGAATGTCTAGTGCAATCGTTGTAAGCGCTTTAAAAAAGGAAGGGGAAAAACAGGGTGTAACCTTAGAAGTATTGGCAGTCGGCACCCAAGAATTTGATGCAGAAGTACGAAATGGCTGGGATGTTGCAATGGTAGCTCCGCAAGTTAAACATCGTTTCGATGGCTTTAAGGCATCTGCAGACGAAGCGGGCGTCCCATGTGAAGCCATTCCAGCTCAAGCTTACAGCCCTCTTGGCGGACCTAAGCTATTAAAACTTGTAACCGAACTAGCAAAATAA
- a CDS encoding PTS sugar transporter subunit IIC, whose amino-acid sequence MDKFVAFLENNLSTPMAKLSEQKHLRAIRDGVVSALPFIIFGSLFLIIAFPPVAADTALGEWSAKHIAEILIPYRLTMFIMTLYITFGIGYSLSQSYKLDPLSGGLLSLAAFLFTIGVKMMDDVGFVLPMTNLGGHGLFVGMLVSIFAVEILRLCKTKNITIKMPDSVPTSVARSFEALIPVTIVLLVMTLITVVFAVDLHSLVDKAVAPLISAGDTLPGVLIPVFLITFFWSFGIHGVSVVGAVARPVWEVYLGNNSAAVAAGKAIPHIAPETFFQWFIWIGGSGATLGLVIAMLLTAKSTYSKAMGKATIVPSIFNINEPVIFGMPIVLNPVLIIPFIITPLIGATLAYIATSIGLVNPTYVMVPWTLPAPIGAYLSTGGDWRAIVLVMVNLTISVIIYLPFFKMYDKKLLAQENMVETTDNKNIAL is encoded by the coding sequence ATGGACAAGTTTGTAGCTTTTTTAGAAAATAATCTTTCAACACCTATGGCTAAATTGTCTGAGCAAAAACATTTACGCGCAATTCGGGATGGTGTGGTTTCTGCGTTACCATTCATCATCTTTGGCAGTTTATTCTTGATCATTGCATTTCCGCCCGTTGCAGCAGATACTGCATTAGGTGAATGGTCTGCAAAACATATAGCTGAAATTTTAATTCCCTATCGATTAACGATGTTTATCATGACGCTATATATTACTTTTGGTATAGGCTACAGTTTATCTCAAAGCTATAAACTTGATCCGCTATCTGGAGGTTTACTATCATTAGCAGCCTTCTTGTTTACAATAGGTGTAAAGATGATGGATGATGTGGGGTTTGTTTTGCCAATGACAAATCTAGGAGGCCATGGCCTTTTTGTAGGAATGCTTGTATCCATTTTTGCTGTCGAAATTTTACGTCTTTGTAAGACAAAAAATATCACAATTAAAATGCCGGATTCTGTTCCAACTTCAGTAGCTCGTTCATTTGAAGCATTAATACCAGTTACAATTGTACTGCTTGTAATGACTTTAATTACAGTCGTTTTTGCTGTTGATTTACATTCGCTTGTTGATAAAGCGGTTGCACCACTTATCAGTGCAGGCGATACATTGCCAGGTGTATTAATTCCAGTATTTTTGATTACATTCTTCTGGTCATTTGGTATTCATGGCGTATCAGTAGTAGGTGCCGTTGCTCGTCCGGTATGGGAAGTTTACTTGGGAAATAACTCGGCAGCAGTTGCAGCTGGAAAGGCAATTCCCCACATAGCTCCTGAAACATTCTTCCAATGGTTTATTTGGATTGGCGGGTCTGGTGCAACATTGGGTTTAGTAATAGCTATGCTCTTAACGGCAAAGTCCACCTATAGTAAAGCAATGGGGAAAGCAACAATTGTGCCAAGTATTTTTAACATCAATGAACCTGTTATCTTTGGGATGCCAATTGTCCTAAACCCGGTACTGATCATTCCATTTATCATTACACCGCTAATTGGTGCGACACTTGCATATATAGCAACGTCCATCGGTCTGGTGAACCCGACATATGTAATGGTTCCCTGGACATTGCCCGCTCCAATAGGTGCCTACCTTTCAACAGGCGGTGATTGGAGAGCCATTGTTCTCGTGATGGTGAATTTAACAATTTCCGTTATTATTTATCTGCCATTCTTTAAAATGTACGATAAAAAGCTATTGGCGCAGGAAAACATGGTAGAAACAACGGATAATAAAAATATCGCTTTATAA
- a CDS encoding 6-phospho-beta-glucosidase, producing MEMKKGLKIATIGGGSSYTPELIEGFIKRYDELPIRELWLVDIEEGKEKLEIVGTLAKRMVEKAGLPMEIHLTLDRRQALQNADFVTTQMRVGLLDARIKDERIPLELGLIGQETNGAGGLSKALRTIPILLEIAEEMQELCPDAWLINFTNPAGMVTEALLRYSKHKKVIGVCNVPFNMHISISSMLGVDMKRVHIDFAGLNHMVFGMHVFVDDQEVTDKVLEMLGNPEIQLTMKNIAPLAWNRRFLKSLGVVPCPYHRYYYKTKTILEEELKAFKSGETRAEIVKKLEEGLFDLYKDETLDIKPPQLEQRGGAYYSDAACNVISSIYNDKKDIQVLNVQNKGSLTDIDYDSAVEVSCIVTKNGPIPLAMGKLPVQVHGLIQQIKSFERIGAEAAVTGSYDKALLALTINPLIPSDDLAEIVLQKLLKVHEEYLPRFFSESAVPNIK from the coding sequence ATGGAAATGAAAAAAGGGTTGAAGATTGCCACAATTGGTGGAGGCTCCAGTTATACACCAGAATTAATAGAAGGTTTTATTAAACGATATGATGAGTTGCCTATTAGAGAACTGTGGTTAGTGGATATTGAGGAAGGAAAAGAAAAACTGGAGATTGTAGGAACATTAGCAAAACGTATGGTTGAAAAAGCAGGACTTCCAATGGAAATACATCTAACGTTAGACCGCCGTCAAGCCTTGCAAAATGCTGATTTTGTCACAACGCAAATGAGAGTGGGTTTACTTGATGCACGAATCAAGGACGAGCGGATCCCATTGGAATTAGGCTTAATTGGTCAAGAAACAAATGGTGCAGGAGGATTATCCAAAGCATTACGAACTATCCCCATTCTTCTGGAAATTGCAGAAGAAATGCAAGAGCTCTGCCCTGATGCATGGTTAATTAACTTCACAAACCCAGCGGGGATGGTAACGGAAGCCCTTCTCCGCTACAGCAAACATAAAAAAGTCATTGGTGTATGCAATGTTCCTTTTAATATGCATATCTCTATTTCTAGCATGCTTGGTGTAGATATGAAGAGAGTGCACATAGATTTCGCCGGGTTAAACCATATGGTATTCGGGATGCATGTGTTCGTTGATGATCAAGAAGTAACAGATAAAGTACTTGAAATGCTTGGCAATCCTGAAATTCAACTGACGATGAAGAATATTGCCCCATTGGCTTGGAACAGAAGATTTTTGAAATCTTTAGGAGTGGTGCCTTGCCCGTACCATCGTTATTATTACAAAACAAAAACGATTTTAGAAGAAGAGTTGAAAGCATTCAAATCAGGGGAAACTCGAGCTGAAATTGTGAAAAAATTAGAAGAAGGTTTGTTTGACTTATACAAGGATGAAACCCTTGACATCAAGCCTCCACAATTAGAGCAACGCGGTGGAGCTTACTATAGCGATGCAGCGTGTAACGTCATTTCTTCTATTTATAATGATAAAAAAGACATTCAAGTGCTAAATGTACAAAACAAAGGATCGCTAACTGATATTGATTATGATTCAGCAGTCGAAGTAAGCTGTATTGTCACCAAAAATGGACCAATTCCTTTGGCTATGGGTAAATTACCCGTACAAGTGCATGGCTTAATTCAACAAATCAAATCATTTGAAAGAATTGGTGCAGAGGCAGCCGTTACAGGTTCTTATGATAAAGCGTTATTAGCTTTAACGATTAACCCGCTTATTCCAAGTGATGACCTGGCGGAAATAGTTTTACAAAAACTGTTAAAAGTGCATGAAGAATACTTACCACGATTCTTCAGTGAAAGTGCTGTACCGAACATCAAGTGA
- a CDS encoding PTS lactose/cellobiose transporter subunit IIA, with product MSTELNNNEMEIFEIISHSGNARGLAFEALKEAEEFNFEKAEELIKQGQEELNLAHKTQTKLIQAELNGVPSEKTLLMIHAQDHLMTAMSEQKLIEHMIRIVKKLAPQQ from the coding sequence ATGTCAACTGAATTGAACAATAATGAAATGGAAATTTTTGAAATTATATCACATAGTGGAAATGCAAGAGGATTAGCGTTCGAAGCACTGAAAGAAGCGGAAGAATTTAATTTTGAAAAGGCAGAGGAACTAATTAAACAGGGTCAGGAAGAATTGAACTTGGCCCATAAGACACAAACCAAGCTAATTCAAGCAGAATTGAATGGAGTTCCAAGTGAGAAAACTTTATTAATGATTCATGCCCAGGATCACTTGATGACGGCAATGAGTGAACAAAAACTAATTGAACATATGATTCGCATTGTAAAAAAGCTAGCCCCACAACAATAA
- a CDS encoding DUF871 domain-containing protein encodes MGKLGISIYPEHSTVEKDMEYIALAHKYGFKKIFTCLLSVEGDKEKILKEFKETIRYANQLNMEVMVDIAPRVFGSLGISYNDLSFFAELGAYGIRLDMGFTGNEESIMTHNPYDLKIEINMSNATKYLENIMDYKPNKENLVGSHNFYPHRYAGLSYPHFIKCCESFKKHNIRTAAFISSHAATYGPWPIMEGLCTLEMHRELPITTQAKHLYATGLIDDVIIANAYASEDELKQLSLLNSGLLTFNVNLHETITVLEKKIVLEEFHFYRGDVSDYLIRSTQSRVKYKSEEFKPTYTPDIRRGDILIENELYGQYKGELQIALKEMKNSGKTNVVGRIAEEEIFLLDHLEPWGKFQFNVN; translated from the coding sequence ATGGGTAAACTCGGTATATCTATCTATCCAGAGCATTCAACCGTTGAAAAAGACATGGAATACATTGCACTTGCACACAAATATGGATTCAAAAAGATCTTTACTTGCCTGCTTTCTGTCGAAGGTGACAAAGAGAAGATTTTAAAAGAATTTAAAGAAACGATTCGTTATGCCAATCAATTGAATATGGAAGTGATGGTCGATATTGCTCCCCGAGTATTCGGTTCGCTAGGCATTTCTTATAATGACTTATCGTTTTTTGCAGAATTAGGTGCGTATGGAATCAGGCTAGACATGGGTTTTACAGGTAACGAAGAGTCGATTATGACACATAATCCATATGATCTAAAAATTGAAATAAACATGAGCAATGCAACAAAATATTTAGAAAATATTATGGATTACAAACCAAATAAAGAGAATTTAGTTGGATCGCATAACTTCTATCCTCATCGCTATGCAGGATTGAGCTATCCTCATTTTATAAAATGCTGTGAGTCATTCAAAAAACATAATATCCGCACGGCAGCTTTCATAAGCTCACATGCAGCAACGTACGGACCTTGGCCTATAATGGAAGGATTATGTACATTAGAAATGCACCGGGAATTACCCATTACAACACAAGCGAAACACTTGTATGCGACAGGGTTGATTGATGATGTAATTATTGCAAATGCCTACGCATCTGAAGATGAATTGAAACAGCTTAGTCTGTTAAATAGCGGTCTATTAACATTTAATGTTAACCTTCACGAAACCATAACAGTTTTAGAGAAAAAAATAGTATTGGAAGAATTCCATTTTTACCGTGGAGATGTTTCCGATTATCTTATTCGCTCGACTCAATCACGCGTGAAATATAAGAGCGAAGAATTTAAACCAACATATACGCCTGATATTAGACGCGGTGATATTTTAATTGAAAATGAGCTCTATGGACAATATAAAGGGGAATTGCAGATTGCATTGAAGGAAATGAAGAATTCGGGAAAAACAAATGTAGTTGGCCGAATAGCAGAAGAGGAAATTTTTCTCCTCGATCATTTGGAACCATGGGGGAAATTCCAGTTCAATGTTAATTGA
- a CDS encoding N-acetylglucosamine kinase has product MNYIIGVDGGGTKTEAVAYDLDGNIISEGKAGFGNLLINKKQAIANIIQAIEQSMTPIDNGSCQYICLGLAGYGGVENPQGIESALSMAFNAPFTIVNDGIIAHAALLKGNDGILTISGTGSVSIGIHNGIEKSAGGWGHILGDEGSGYWIAMQAFIKMTKEEDEEYVYSQLTETILKKLGYHSVMELKKFIYSATKSEIAAFVPLIVHLAEKGDGFSQNILNQAGYHLSKQTLEVIKKLKLSENVTIAIKGSILTNIPLVQTSFINHIKLENPNVEFVLEDVSATLGCYYIAMKHLK; this is encoded by the coding sequence ATGAATTATATTATCGGTGTTGACGGCGGAGGCACTAAAACTGAAGCAGTGGCTTATGATTTAGATGGTAATATAATAAGTGAAGGCAAAGCGGGATTTGGAAACCTGCTTATAAATAAAAAACAAGCCATCGCTAACATTATACAGGCAATTGAACAAAGCATGACTCCTATTGATAATGGTAGCTGCCAATACATTTGCTTAGGATTAGCCGGGTATGGAGGAGTTGAAAATCCGCAGGGCATAGAAAGTGCATTAAGCATGGCATTTAATGCCCCGTTCACGATAGTAAATGATGGAATTATCGCTCATGCTGCTTTACTAAAAGGAAATGATGGTATTTTGACCATATCCGGAACTGGATCTGTAAGTATCGGCATCCATAATGGTATTGAGAAATCGGCTGGTGGCTGGGGACACATTCTTGGGGATGAAGGAAGTGGCTATTGGATCGCCATGCAGGCTTTTATAAAAATGACGAAAGAAGAGGATGAGGAATATGTCTATAGCCAGTTAACCGAGACGATACTTAAAAAACTTGGCTATCATAGTGTTATGGAACTGAAGAAATTCATTTATTCCGCCACGAAATCCGAGATTGCCGCGTTTGTTCCCCTAATTGTCCATCTTGCGGAGAAGGGCGATGGCTTCTCGCAAAATATTCTGAATCAGGCCGGGTACCACCTTTCAAAACAAACGCTTGAGGTTATCAAGAAGTTAAAGTTAAGTGAGAATGTTACAATTGCAATAAAAGGTAGCATATTGACAAATATACCATTGGTGCAAACCTCTTTCATCAATCATATTAAACTTGAAAACCCGAATGTGGAATTTGTTTTAGAAGACGTATCAGCTACCTTGGGTTGTTACTACATAGCAATGAAGCATTTAAAGTAA
- a CDS encoding MurR/RpiR family transcriptional regulator, with amino-acid sequence MHVENIILRIESLLNQLPKSERKIAQYILENPNNIIRMTIHELADHANASSSAVTRFCHSIKVNSFSELKVSLSSLISQPEKKGFHDIEPNETIASIKNKIVSNSVQAIQETAHYLDEAVLDNIIETMRSADVIYVYGLGASWLVAEDITQKWLRLGKIVSANQDPHITATALAASSKNTVFFCISNSGETEEVLELVDIAKAYGIKTIGLSRLGNNGLTKKVDMSLNHVRAPEAKFRSAATSSLFAQFLTVSIIFYAYVSKFYNENKNEIERSRESVLKFTKRNLDT; translated from the coding sequence ATGCACGTCGAAAATATTATATTGAGAATTGAAAGTTTATTGAACCAGTTGCCCAAATCAGAAAGGAAAATTGCACAATATATTTTAGAAAATCCAAACAATATTATAAGAATGACGATACATGAATTAGCTGATCATGCCAATGCCAGCAGTTCGGCAGTAACGAGATTCTGTCATTCAATAAAAGTTAACAGTTTTTCAGAACTGAAGGTATCTCTATCATCCTTGATTTCCCAACCGGAGAAAAAAGGTTTCCATGACATTGAGCCTAATGAAACAATAGCGTCCATTAAAAATAAAATAGTGTCCAACTCTGTCCAAGCTATACAAGAAACTGCACATTATCTGGATGAGGCCGTACTTGACAATATCATTGAAACCATGAGGAGTGCAGATGTAATTTATGTCTATGGTTTAGGGGCATCATGGCTCGTTGCTGAAGATATTACACAGAAATGGTTACGGTTAGGAAAGATTGTAAGTGCCAATCAAGACCCGCATATTACGGCTACTGCACTTGCTGCATCATCAAAGAATACCGTTTTTTTCTGTATTTCCAATAGTGGTGAAACTGAAGAAGTTCTGGAACTCGTTGATATTGCTAAAGCATATGGAATTAAAACAATTGGTTTATCGCGGTTGGGGAACAATGGACTAACTAAAAAAGTTGATATGTCCCTAAATCATGTACGTGCACCGGAGGCTAAATTCCGAAGTGCTGCAACAAGTTCGCTTTTTGCACAATTTCTAACGGTCAGCATTATTTTCTATGCGTATGTTTCAAAATTCTATAATGAAAATAAAAATGAAATCGAACGTTCAAGGGAATCGGTATTGAAATTCACAAAAAGGAATTTGGATACTTAG
- a CDS encoding GntR family transcriptional regulator has protein sequence MIQKNSPSPIYHQLEEEIKGAIQSLELIPGEMIPSEKEYTEKYGISRMTVRQAISNLVNGGYLYRERGKGTFVAQQKLEPPLQGLTSFSDDMISRGFEPSTRVISFTEVNADHELAAKLEVKEGTSIFELERVRLADQLPMAYERLYISKDLALDLSEEIAVTSIHAYVEKTFGLKIQHGRQVIEASIAQKKEAEMLEVIVGSPILLIERRITLDTNRPLGVVRSVYRADRYKFRIDLERLSSVIKKQNPTLK, from the coding sequence ATGATCCAAAAGAATTCTCCGAGTCCCATTTATCATCAACTTGAGGAGGAGATTAAAGGAGCGATTCAAAGTCTTGAATTGATACCAGGAGAGATGATTCCTTCAGAAAAAGAATACACTGAAAAGTATGGAATAAGCAGGATGACGGTGAGACAGGCCATTTCTAACCTTGTGAATGGCGGTTATTTATACAGGGAGCGCGGAAAAGGAACATTCGTTGCCCAACAAAAATTGGAGCCGCCGTTGCAAGGATTAACAAGCTTTTCAGATGATATGATTTCTAGAGGATTTGAACCAAGTACACGAGTTATCAGTTTTACGGAGGTCAATGCTGATCATGAGCTTGCTGCAAAGCTTGAGGTTAAAGAAGGAACTTCTATTTTTGAACTGGAACGTGTAAGGCTTGCTGATCAACTGCCGATGGCATATGAAAGGCTATACATCTCTAAAGATCTTGCCCTAGATCTATCGGAAGAAATAGCCGTAACTTCCATTCATGCCTATGTAGAAAAAACGTTTGGCTTAAAAATCCAGCATGGCAGACAGGTAATTGAAGCCTCCATTGCTCAAAAAAAAGAGGCGGAAATGCTCGAGGTAATCGTAGGTTCGCCTATATTGCTGATCGAACGAAGAATTACCCTGGATACCAATCGACCACTAGGGGTTGTCAGATCTGTTTACCGTGCAGATCGATATAAATTCAGAATTGATTTGGAGCGTTTATCATCAGTAATAAAAAAACAGAATCCCACTCTTAAATAA